DNA sequence from the Uloborus diversus isolate 005 chromosome 1, Udiv.v.3.1, whole genome shotgun sequence genome:
cataaatgcatttttaggatgtTATATAAAGGGAAGGGGGTTGAAAGATAAGacttcaggaatttttttgacattgaagctctcaaaacgtaattttagatgatcttcgataattttcaagaaatggGGGTTCAAaggctctcccccggaaatttttcaaaattaaactcctgAAATTGAACTACCTTCGATGACCTGACAAGAAAAATAAGGTTCCGGGGCTCtcccaggattttttttaaatcaaagttttaaagccCCAAATTTTAGGCGACTTTTGATTATATTGGAATGACGGAGGATACGAGTCCCTCCCccaaaaatttttctaaataaaagccCTAGAAAAGCAAACGTGGACCATATTTAAAATGATAAGAATAGAAGGTTTTCAGgactctcccccggaatttttttactattactCCAAAAACTTAATTTCAGATGGTCTTGAATGATATTAGTGGGCCCCAAAACCAATATAAGCTTTTCAAACCAAGttttatttatggaaaaaattaataaattgaataaaaaaagctcaaaaattttcggCTCTTGCCCCTTCCCCCCCTTCGCCCAATTCCAGATcctacacaaaaaacttttcttgactcTTTTTCAGGATCTCTTACGGTCAGGACTTTTCCCTTTCTTTATCGGGGATTTTACCTTTTCTCCACTTTTTGCTCAGTTCCGTCCCAAGGTTTGGTTTTCGCACATGGAAGGTGGGCCGTGGGCCCCCTTTTTTCCACTTATAGGCCGATTACTGAATTGACCATGGCCTAGGGCCCGTCATTTGgctaaaactgttttagcaaatggcaaaaattgaaatgtttgccTACAAGAGGGCTCCGAAAAAATGTCCGAGATGATGACCCCGATATCTTAAACGGGGGTTCTACGTCGATAGGTTCTGGGATTCTAGGGGGCCCCAGAACCAATATAAAGTTTTCCAACTAAGTTTGATTtacaattttttagttttagtattACGATTActagttttctttactaataataaagcagaaagtctctctgtccggaggatgtctgtaggatgtctggaggatgtctgtgacgcgcatagcgcctaaaccgttcggccgattttcatgaaatttggcacaaagttagtatgtagcatgggggtgtgcacctcgaagcgatgtttcgaaaattcgatgtggttctttttttattccaattttaagaaaaaaactatcataaattacgaaattatcgtaacgtgtaaccgtaacgtgggcacaagccaatttggcgagatacgaaatcatcataacgtggaaccataacgtcggtacaagccaactggcgagaaaattcaccatacattatttgtaaatatacaagcgaaccaaaagacctttaatttttctattacgggcgaagtcgtgcgggtgccatagttaataaaatctaattttatattgtatttcAGCCGAAACCTATCCGCTGTCCTTGCAAGAGATCTGCCGCTCCGCCATAAGGGTGCTGCTGAGGAGGAACGTGGAGATGGAGAATCCCACCCTGAAGGACAAGAAGAAGCCGCCCCACCCCAAGCGGAAGCGGGGCCGCAGACGCATGAAGAGGATCGTCATCCCCATCTTCGAGGAGATGCGGAACAACGACGGCAGGAGGGGGAGCAGGTCCGACCTGGAGGACAGCAGGAGGGGCAGCCAATCGGACGCCGAGCCCGGGAGGGGGGACAGCGGGAGGGGGAGCCAGAACGACGTGGACGACGGCGGGAGGGCGGTCCACCACCCGCCGCCGGTGGTGACTCGGCAGAACGGCAAAATAGTGTTCAACCTGGACTACGACTGCGGCGAGCGAGAGTCGACGGAGCAGAAGATGGAAGTTGCCGACGAGGACGACGCCTTCGTGGAGGAGTCTTTCCCCGAGTACAACGAGAAGGTGGGTGCCGAGCGCTCGGAGAGGGGCGGGGTACATCCCACGACGGACAGCGGGATAGACAATATCAGCGACGACTCGGTCGCGGACGACAGCGAGAAGACCGGGTCGTCCAATCCCTCGAGCTCGCAGGAGCCGGAAGAGGGCGGTGCTACGAGGAATCCCCTCTACCTCAAGAGGAGTGCCGA
Encoded proteins:
- the LOC129220397 gene encoding uncharacterized protein LOC129220397; translated protein: MDKYEFCTPNFVVGNCLLLDSSIHQYDRVYCGASCPAEHENYMKNLVRVGGILVMPLNDHLLQVTRTGETTYEVKNVLPVSFASLVVPSSNEALTSVKLPETYPLSLQEICRSAIRVLLRRNVEMENPTLKDKKKPPHPKRKRGRRRMKRIVIPIFEEMRNNDGRRGSRSDLEDSRRGSQSDAEPGRGDSGRGSQNDVDDGGRAVHHPPPVVTRQNGKIVFNLDYDCGERESTEQKMEVADEDDAFVEESFPEYNEKVGAERSERGGVHPTTDSGIDNISDDSVADDSEKTGSSNPSSSQEPEEGGATRNPLYLKRSAEDDDDEDDPGTNARESQKYPNYRSTAVIFKRVAFSDVESDEFDDSDSGRDCFPPKEESEEKSDLSGYTCLMRQKIARLPLPHALKVFLNFSRPV